The nucleotide sequence GATGGTCTCATGGAAAATCAGATAGGCTTGGGTTTCAGGGGACAGGGTGTTGAAGGCGGAAGAGTCGATCCAGACTTCACCTTGAGTTTGAAAGGCATACTGTTCATAGTCCTTGGCTCGGAATTCCATCCCCATTTTTTCGGCGTCGATGCGATTTAATTTCTGGGGCACAAAAATCCAGGTTTTCTTTTGCAGTACATTCAGCAGAGCCGGATTGAGTGATGTGGTTCTTTCCAGAACCTTGCTGATTTCTGTTTTCCAGATGTCCAGGGTTTCAAGTTTGGTGATGTACTGTTCGTACATTTTGGAGTTAAATCCGGTGCCGCCTCCGCCATCGCCGGTGTTTCCGCCGCCGCCACTGGTTTCAGTAGGGCCGGTGCTGGTGTGATCACTGGGTTGACAGGCGACGATAAACGTCATGAAGCCGCACAGAAGCCAGGACATAAGGCGCAAATAGAATTTGTTTCGTGATGCTTGCACGGTCATATTCGACTCCTGCCGGATTGAGGAGCAATCACCGTGCCTCACCAAAGGTCCCGAAATCTCAAGATGAGACAGGAGCAAGGTCTTGATTTTTGGCTGAAAAGCCGAAAAACAGGTCGGGCTCTGTTTACCGTTAGTAAACTGGCAGCATGCTGGATATTTATAACTACGACGACTACAGGCTTTTCTTTAAAGATGTTCTGCAATCACAGGAGCGCACGGACAAGAAGTACCGCGGAAGACTTGTTGAAGCCATGCGAATCAGCACCTCGCTGTTTTCGCAGATCCTGAAAGGTGAAAAGAATCTTTCTTCCGAACAGGGGTTGGAAGCTGCGGCGTTCTTTGGTTTTGGCGACAAAGAAACGGATGTTTTTATGCTGATGATCGAGCTGGGACGGGCAGGCTCGGTCAAGCTTCAGTCGCGTATCAAAGGCAAGATCCAGGTGCTGCAGGCAGAAGCCAAATCCATCAGTGCCCGGGTTCCCAAAGATGTGGTTCTGAGTGATGTGGACAAGGCCACGTACTATTCTTCGTGGTTATATACCGGAGTCCGTAATCTGCTGCCGACCCCGGTGGGAAAAGAATTGAAAACCATCGCTGAAAAGCTGGGCGTGCCTTTGGAAAAGGTGGACACGGCCATTCAGTTTTTGATCGAAGTGGGCCTGTGTGAAAGAAAGAACGGGCAGCTTTTTTATAAGCAGGGTTTTACGCACCTGGATTCCACCCATCCGATGATTCTAAGGCACCACCAGAACTGGCGACAGCGAGCCATTTCCAAGATGGATTTTTACAAAGACCCCCATGTTCACTATACAAGCCCCATGTCCTTGTCCGCCGAGGGGGCCCAGAAGATCCGGGACTATCTGCGTGCAAACATCAAGGAAATCATCAACTTATCGCGCGAGGGAAGTCCTGAAGTCGGCTATTGCCTTAATATAGACTGGTACGAATACTGACTTTACCAAAAGTAAACTGAAACCCATCCGTTTTAACCAACCGGACTTCGCGGATTTTTTCTGAATTCTGTAAAAAGCTTCTCATGCGAAATGAATCGTATGAGGAGTTTTTATGAAGTTTTCCAAATTGATCTTCGGGTTGTTGGTTCTGACTCAGGTGCAAGCCTACTCAGCGCCCTTGTGTCTGAATGACCGGTACCAATCGAAGTGGACAGCCGAAACCTTGGCTGAACAACTGCCGTTCCTTCAAGAGCGTGCCAAGGCTGCAAAGCCTCTGTGGGCCGGTCTTCAGGGCGAGGATCTTCTGATTAAGGAAGACACACTTTTGGTGCTGCCTGAAAACCCGTCTCAGTACCTGGCGGAAATCGGCAAACTGACGGTTCGAAATAACGCCCTGATTTTCTATGCTCAAAATGCGCGTCTTGTTGTGGCCGAGGTGATGAAATCCTCGCGCGTGCAAATGCTGGATGTGGCGGCGCTGAATCTTTCAGCGGAAATAGATCACGCAAACCGGATTGTTTCCCTCACAGAACTAAAAAACAATCCTGATCAAGTGGAGCCATTTAAAAGATGCACTTTGATGACTTGTGCCGGTGTTTCTGCCGCCAATGGCAGTCATGGTGGCGCCGGGGGCAATGGCCGGGATGCCGGTGGAAAAATAAAATGGGGAATTCCAAAATCCACGCCCAGCTCTGATGGTGGCGCAGGGGCATCCGGCGGAGCCGGGGCGAATGGTCGCAACGGTGACAACGGGGCTCCCGGGGTTGCGGGACTGAATGCCCATAAACTTTTCATGCAATTTGAAAGTGTGGACCTGTGCAGTGGGGTGGAAATTGTTGCCAGTGGTGGTGTGGGATTAAAGGGACTGAAAGGTCTGAATGCTCAGGACGCCGGACAAGGTGGCAATGGTGGTAAAGGCGGCCGTGGCGGCGGAGCAAAGTGGGATCGCAAAGCCAGTCGTGGTGGTCACGGTGGCGCGGGCGGTGCCGGAGGCAACGGTGGTAACGGGGGCTTTGGTGGAGATGGAGGCAAAGGCGGTGACGGCGGTCTGGTGGTTGTCGTGGTGAAGCCGCGCTTTATGGACATGGTGAAAGTAAACGACAACATCAATGTGCTGGTTGCTGGTGGTAAGGGCGGACCGGGCGGAGCCAAAGGCCTTGCAGGCAAAGGTGGCCGTGGTGGCCTTGCCGGTGACGGCGGTGATGGTGGAGACGGTTCGGTCTTCAGTCACGGTGGCAGCTCGGGCCTTGTTGGCAGTGCGGGAATGCAAGGTCAGGATGGCAAAGATGGTCAAGAGGGCCGTCCCGGTGTTGAAGGCCGCGAGGGGCTTGTTACCAAGGCAGAGATTTATATTTCAAACGATGTCTCGATTGAGAGCTTTCAATTTTAACAGGGAAAATGACTATGAAAAATGTTTTTAAAAATTTGATACCTTTGGCGGCGGTAGTGACTTTTGCGGATCCTGCATGGGCCCGGATTCTGGGGGACCCTTCCGAAAGAACCCGCGTGCTGCTGGAAGAGCAAAAATTTCTTTGCGGTCAGGATGAAACGCTCGTGATCAACGGTGACGTGGAATTCACTCGCAAGAATGAGGACCTGCGCCAGGCGCCTTTGAATGTTGATTTGATCTGCAAGCGAATTGAATTCAGAAACGGCGGAAGAATTCTGACTCAATCCAATTTGCAGATTGTTGCCGATTCGATCGACGGCTTTATGAATGTGGAAAGCATTCGCGGAGCAAAAGGGCAGCAGGGGGAATTTGCCCCGGCCGTGCTGGTGCTTGCCAATGATGGTTCTGCCGGTGCCCGAGGGGGCAATGGCAGTGGCGGCAGCCTGACGGATTCTCCAGAAGACGGAGGCCGAGGTCAGCATGGTTACAACGGGATGGATGGCCGTGATGGTAACAATGGTGCTCCGGGTGATTCGGGTGTTCATGCTTCTGATATCGTTTTGAAAATCAACCGGATCGAAGGAACCATTGGCTTTCGCATCCGCGCTGTTGGGGGTGAAGGCGGAACTGGCGGTAAAGGCGGCCGAGGCCAACAAGGTGGTAACGGTGGCGTCGGTGGCGATGGCGGTCGCGGTGGGAATCAGAAATACGCTATTTGGAATCGCTCGGGCGATGGCGGTGACGGTGGTGATGGGGGACACGGCGGCAATGGTGGCAATGGTGGCGCGGGTGGTGACGGGGGCCGAGGAGGCAACGGCGGTAAGATCGCTTTGTATGTGGCTGAAATCTTCAACACGCTGGAACTGACCGGAGATGAGTTCGACAACCGCGGAGGCCCCGGAGGTCAGCCAGGCATGGGTGGCGAAGGTGGTGTCGGTGGCAAAGGGGGCGATGGCGGTAAGGGCGGCGCTTCAGGTACGGCGTTGGTGACCTCAAGTTGTCAGATTCCCCCTTGTGAAGGTGATAACGGTCGCCATGGCAAGAGAGGTCTTGATGGCAAGCCGGGACTGGCAGGTCCACAAGGGCGCCTGGGGCAGGACGGTTTGGCTGGCGTCAAAATTCTGGATCCGAAATTCAAATTTGTGAAATCGGTTCCTGAGGACTATTTCGACAAGCTGCCAGAGCTGGGAACAGAAAAGAACCTGAAAATCCTCAGAATGAAACTTCCGTAAAGGACAGGACAAAATTTATGAAAAAAATTATTTTTGTGGTGTTGTTGGTATCGATGCAGTCGTTCGCGCAGACAATCAGTTACAGTGAAAATGGTTCTTTGAGGCTGGGCGCCGGGGTGGATATGGATCACCCCGACAGAGCCAAAGCAAACTGTGTTAAAAGCACGGATCGTGAATGGCTGGATGGCAATACGCCGGTTTCTACCTCGTTTGATCTTAGTATGATTGAGACTTCCAGTGAGCTGGAAAGAAAAATGAATTTTGATGTTCAGCTGAATGCGGCGGGCACAATCAAGGCCGTGAATTTTGACAGTCAGAATTCCTACCGGGTGATTCATAAGTTTCTGGAAAGCAAGAACAGTCTGAATTTTGCGCTGACGGCGGAATTTTCCTATGGTCGCAAAGGCCTGACAGAAGAATCCCTGAAGCCCGAGTATCAGACTTTGCTGGATAACGGCAAATGGCAGGAAGTCTTAAGAAGATGCGGAACGCACTTTGTTTCTGAAGAGATTCACCGATCCAAGGTGGTGGTGCTGATTCACGTGAAGAACTCCCGCACTGAAGACATTAAAGAACAGATTCTGGATCTGAAGAACAAACTGAAAGTTCCCAAACTGAATTTCGGCGGGGATCTGAATGTTCAGTACAAAGAATTCATCCGCAAGCTGGACAAGATTGGTTCGGTTGAAGTGAAGGTGGTTTCGGTCGGCGGGCAAGGGGCGGATGCGCTGGGTGTTTTTGCCAGTGAAATCGCGGTGGATGATCTGCAAAGCATTAAAAATGCCGCAGAGAAATACTTCCGAAGCTTTACCATCGAGAATTCCCCGGTGTTTGCCTATGTGGTAAAGCCCCTGGATATTTTCGAGGGGGCAGAAAACATTCGTCCAAGACAGAAAAAATGGCAGCAGTTGAAAGTGCTGGCTGACTGGATTTTTGAGCACGAAGAACTGCTGACCGAAGTCAAAGGCATGCAAGCCCGGGTCAGCAGAGCGCTTTACACGGTGTACTTTGAACCCAAGGCCGCAGCTCTTGAAACCAGGATCAGCGAGATCCGCTCGCGAGCAGAAGAGTGTCTGGACCGCTACAACTGCGACAACCTTCCTGCGGTCGCACCATTTTCGATTTACGTGCCATCACGCGCTGTCAGTGCGGTTTCATTGAGTACGCAGTGTGGGTATCTGCCAGTCAGAAATTCGAACATGCAGATTTTAAGTGATGTCCGCGTGGGACTTGATGTGGATGTGATGTATGCCAAGGATATTGAAAATATCGAATTGTTCCGTCTGGATCAGAACGGCGAATTTCAGAATGCCAACTATGGACAGAATGAAGAGCTGACGATGGCGAACAATATTCTGGAATCCGAAGTGGGACGCATCAGAAGATATCAGTCGGTGAACGAGTTTTCCGCCAACCACGTGCTCTCAGATCGCGCCATCCTGTCAGCGCAAGACAGTGTGGTAAAGGCCCAGGAAATCTTCAACGCCGCCTTCAACTCAATTTACATCATGAAGATCCGATTTAAAGAAGGACAGGATCTAACCCAGATTCTGGGCACCCCTCCGATGAAGAATTGTTCTGTTTCAAGGTAATAATCAGAAAATCGTTCAATCAAAGCGGGGACCACGTCCCCGCAAACCGAGAGCCCCAGCAACCCAATCTTTCCCCTTTAAATTCAAGTTCCACAGCGAAGCAAAACGCCAGTGCGAAGCCAGAATCAAAAAGCAAGAGCGAGGATGTGTCCGAAGAATTTAAAGGGGAAAGATTGGTGCGGGTGGAGGGACTTGAACCCCCATGCTTTCGCGGAAGATTTTGAATCTTCTGTGTCTACCATTTCACCACACCCGCAGTGAGACGTCTTTTGTATTGAATTTGCCCGGAACTGACAAGTTCTTTTTAAATAAAAAATGAAAAAGGGGCTCAAATAGCCCCTTTTTGCTTAATATTTGAGCTAAGTCCAGCAGAAGTGCCGAGGCACTTCTGCCTCCTCGGCAGAGCCGATTACAGAGATCGGATTTTTTCGTTGATCCAATCCAGGTGTTCGCGGACGTCTGTGAACAGGGCGACGCCGTGGCAGACGCGGACTTTCTTTTCGTCGGTGGCGCGGTTGTCGACACCCATGGAGGTGATTCCCACCAGGGTCAGGTCTGAACCCACTTGATTGTAAAGCGGACCGCCGGAATCACCGGTGCAAACGCCGGTATTGGCCTGG is from Bdellovibrio bacteriovorus str. Tiberius and encodes:
- a CDS encoding TIGR02147 family protein; this encodes MLDIYNYDDYRLFFKDVLQSQERTDKKYRGRLVEAMRISTSLFSQILKGEKNLSSEQGLEAAAFFGFGDKETDVFMLMIELGRAGSVKLQSRIKGKIQVLQAEAKSISARVPKDVVLSDVDKATYYSSWLYTGVRNLLPTPVGKELKTIAEKLGVPLEKVDTAIQFLIEVGLCERKNGQLFYKQGFTHLDSTHPMILRHHQNWRQRAISKMDFYKDPHVHYTSPMSLSAEGAQKIRDYLRANIKEIINLSREGSPEVGYCLNIDWYEY